A window from Chlamydiota bacterium encodes these proteins:
- a CDS encoding PAS domain S-box protein: protein MRKRRQPIVDDLRADPELFQELVNRANDNLSIIDLATGRFLYVNEMLCRSTGYTPEEFGKMTVADIDP, encoded by the coding sequence ATGAGAAAACGCCGCCAACCCATCGTCGACGATCTGCGCGCCGATCCTGAGCTCTTTCAGGAGCTGGTGAATCGGGCGAATGACAACCTTTCGATTATCGATCTCGCCACCGGTCGTTTCCTCTATGTGAATGAGATGTTGTGCCGCTCCACCGGGTATACGCCGGAGGAATTTGGAAAAATGACCGTGGCGGATATCGATCCCA